The DNA region GTTGGTATTGATCAACATCAGTAAATTTTCGTCATTGTCCTGAAATACAATCTCTATTGCTGGATTATTTTCATAACGATAATACAGTTCAAAAGTATAGGCATTATTTAAGGTGTAGCCCAACGTAAAGCTATCATCAATCTGAGGTTTTAAGTTAGGGTCGCCTGTTATATATGTATTATCGTTCATGAAAAACTTAAACGGGTTTAGCTGCCCATATCTGGGTCTAAAAATCCGTCTATTATAGTTGAAATATATTTCATTGTTTTCATCCACATTGTGCATAACATGAAATGTTGGAAAAAACTTGATGTAATTATTGTTAAAATCCGAATTAGTAGATATCGAACTACTTTCCACATCGGTCAATTCAGCTCTAAGTCCCAGCTTCAAACTCCATTTGTTCCAATCTTTGGCATAACTAGAATATACCGCGTAATTATGCTCATCGTAAAGAAAAGTATCGGAATTTTGAACATCCTCAAAACGCTCGCCGTTCTCGTAGCCATATTGGGTTAAAATATTTTCAGAATGGATTACCGATATTTTAGCGCCGGTTTGAAACACACCAGAATTGGCTAATGGCAGCTCATAATCCACTTGCCCTGTGTGCAGTTTTATTCTTTTACTGGTAAAGGTTTGAAATCTGTTTTTTCTAATCAAACTTCCGTTAGGAAACAAATAATCGGTATCGACATTTTGAAAGTTGGAAAAATCGTAATCGGTTAAATGAGCATTGGCCGATAATTTTTCTCCTTCCTTTTTAAATTTATGTAAATAATCTAATGTGAACGCCAGGTTGAACGTTTCTTCAACCAATCGATTTTCAGTCGTAAAACTTGAGTCTAGCTCCCTGTTATTATCAAAAACCTCAGTATTAGAATTTACATAAGTTTTGGAATGTTCTCGCGGAGAAATCAGCATATTAGTTGTAAAACCCAAACTATTTCTTTCATCAAACTGATATTCGATATTGGTATTAATATTATGGTTAGCTGATTTTCGAGTTCGTCTATAATCCGTTGCCCAACTCGTTACAGTCTGCTCATTTTCAATAAAATTAACAAACTCGTCAATGTTTCTGTAATCTTTCCTTGGGCTGATGCTATAATTGAAATAGGTGTTAAGCTTTTTTGTTTTGAAAAAATGGCTGGTACCCAATGAATATTTTGGATATTCACTGCCTTGCTTATAATTTCCAAATACACTACCGTTATAACCAGAAACTAAATTTTTACTGGTAACAATGTTTAAAACCGAACCGCCCTCGGCTTCATATTTCGCGGGAGGGTTTGTAATGACCTCGATGGATTTGATATTGGTTGCTGAAGTGCCTTCCAGTAATTGCTGCACTTCAGTAATGGACAAATGCACCCTCCTATCATTAATATAAACTACGGGAACTGACATTTTTACCGAGATGGAATTATCGCTCACAATAACTCCCGGTGTATGTTTTAATACATCCAAGGCATTGTTGTTTGATAGCGTGGAATTTTCAACATTAAATACCAATCGGTCTACAAGACGCGTTACCGTTGGCCGTTTGGCTATAACCGTTACCCCCTTAAGTTCCTCCAGGTTTTCCTGTAACATGATGGTCTTTAAATTGATATCCCCATCAACTTGAATTTCTTTGGAGTATTCAGAAAATCCCAAAAAACGTATTTTTAGCAAATATTTACCCGGAGTGATGTGTTCAATTAGAAAACTACCTTCGCCATTTGTAATGGTTCCCGTGGCAGGATCTGTATTTTCAATTGTAACCAAAACTACATTGGCATAGGAAACAGGCTGGTTGTTTACATCTTTAACTTGGCCGGAAATACTGAATTCTTGAGAGAAGCCAAAAACAGAAAACAACCCAAAAAACAATAGTAGGTGTTTGGTCATAAAGCAATTTAAAAAGCAAATTTAAAATAATTATATTAAACCAAAATGAGGAAAACCCACACCTAAAATAGATGTTTTTTCTTATGTCAAACAAAATATTTAAAATCTTATTTTTTTAATTTACCTTTATATTTTATTTATAACCTGATTGATTTAACCCAATTACCATGGCCAAATCCCTTTCTCCTTTTACGAAGCAGCAATTGTTGCCCCAAGAAGAAACACTTGAAATTTTTAAAAAGAAAGGTGAACTGTTTATAGGTATCCCTAAAGAAACCGCTTTTCAGGAAAAACGGGTATGTTTAACCCCTGATGCCGTTTATGCACTTACCAGCAATGGACACCGGGTTTTAATGGAATCGGGAGCGGGAGAAGGCGCTAGTTTTACCGACCGGGATTACAGCGAAGCAGGTGCCGAAATCACCAAAGATACCGCAAAGGTTTTTTCTTGCCCGATGATTTTAAAGGTTGAACCGCCCACACTTGATCAGATTAAACTCATAAACCCACAAACCATATTAATATCGGCATTGCAGCTAAAAACGCAATCAAAAAAATACTTTGAAACTTTAGCGACGAAACGTATAACGGCTTTGGCCTTTGAATTTATTCGCGATTCAGATGGAAATTACCCTGCTGTAAAATCGTTAAGTGAAATTGCGGGTACGGCATCCATATTAATCGCATCTGAATTGATGTCGAATCCAATAAGCGGCAACGGCCTCATGTTTGGAAACATTAGTGGTGTGCCACCTGTAGAAGTCGTTATTTTAGGAGCAGGTACCGTAGGTGAATTTGCGGCACGCGGTGCCATTGGTTTGGGAGCTGGCGTTAAGGTATTCGATAACTCCATTACTAAATTAAGAAAATTGCAATCACACTTGGGCAGGCCTATTTTCACCTCTACTATACAACCCAAAAACCTAAAAAAAGCACTAAGACGATGCGATGTGGTTATTGGTGCCGTACGGGGCA from Tamlana crocina includes:
- a CDS encoding alanine dehydrogenase, whose amino-acid sequence is MAKSLSPFTKQQLLPQEETLEIFKKKGELFIGIPKETAFQEKRVCLTPDAVYALTSNGHRVLMESGAGEGASFTDRDYSEAGAEITKDTAKVFSCPMILKVEPPTLDQIKLINPQTILISALQLKTQSKKYFETLATKRITALAFEFIRDSDGNYPAVKSLSEIAGTASILIASELMSNPISGNGLMFGNISGVPPVEVVILGAGTVGEFAARGAIGLGAGVKVFDNSITKLRKLQSHLGRPIFTSTIQPKNLKKALRRCDVVIGAVRGINRAPIVVTEELVQTMKKGAIIIDVSIDMGGCFESSEVTNHRQPTFVKHDVVHYCVPNIPAKYPKTSSVSISNIFTPYLLKIGEDGGIENSLRFDKGLKNGLYFYHGILTNRSVAEWFNLDYNDINLLIF
- a CDS encoding outer membrane beta-barrel protein is translated as MTKHLLLFFGLFSVFGFSQEFSISGQVKDVNNQPVSYANVVLVTIENTDPATGTITNGEGSFLIEHITPGKYLLKIRFLGFSEYSKEIQVDGDINLKTIMLQENLEELKGVTVIAKRPTVTRLVDRLVFNVENSTLSNNNALDVLKHTPGVIVSDNSISVKMSVPVVYINDRRVHLSITEVQQLLEGTSATNIKSIEVITNPPAKYEAEGGSVLNIVTSKNLVSGYNGSVFGNYKQGSEYPKYSLGTSHFFKTKKLNTYFNYSISPRKDYRNIDEFVNFIENEQTVTSWATDYRRTRKSANHNINTNIEYQFDERNSLGFTTNMLISPREHSKTYVNSNTEVFDNNRELDSSFTTENRLVEETFNLAFTLDYLHKFKKEGEKLSANAHLTDYDFSNFQNVDTDYLFPNGSLIRKNRFQTFTSKRIKLHTGQVDYELPLANSGVFQTGAKISVIHSENILTQYGYENGERFEDVQNSDTFLYDEHNYAVYSSYAKDWNKWSLKLGLRAELTDVESSSISTNSDFNNNYIKFFPTFHVMHNVDENNEIYFNYNRRIFRPRYGQLNPFKFFMNDNTYITGDPNLKPQIDDSFTLGYTLNNAYTFELYYRYENNPAIEIVFQDNDENLLMLINTNIDRSISYGLDFTTYKQLTKCWSIYALSSVFHYDNQFYALESNNALQNIDSWSFYGHLINYFSLLKDKSLTTDLSLMYISPIANGASKISNRFGFDINLRKTFWENRASMSVGVTDIFNTQNFNETTKYLNQDIFLQSRLENRLFTFGFNYKFGNYKLKNGHKEIDSNERDRLNGVDK